Proteins found in one Terribacillus sp. DMT04 genomic segment:
- the aroQ gene encoding type II 3-dehydroquinate dehydratase encodes MNRLMLINGPNLNLLGTREPGIYGSHTLQDVVAEVKHVTDDFGYELEDFQSNHEGAMVDKIQEAGRTCSGIILNAAAYTHTSIAIRDAIASIPVPVIEVHISNIHTREEFRHHSMLASVCKAQIVGLGIKGYRYAALALLEK; translated from the coding sequence GTGAATCGCTTAATGTTGATTAATGGACCCAATTTGAACTTGCTCGGCACAAGGGAGCCTGGCATCTATGGAAGTCATACACTTCAAGATGTAGTAGCAGAAGTAAAACATGTGACGGACGACTTTGGATATGAACTGGAAGATTTTCAGTCCAATCACGAAGGTGCTATGGTTGATAAGATCCAAGAAGCTGGCCGTACGTGCAGCGGGATCATCTTAAATGCGGCTGCTTACACACATACGAGTATCGCAATTCGAGATGCGATTGCAAGTATTCCGGTACCAGTAATCGAAGTGCATATATCCAATATTCATACCCGTGAGGAGTTTCGTCATCATTCGATGCTGGCTTCTGTATGCAAGGCACAAATCGTCGGTCTCGGTATTAAAGGCTATCGGTATGCAGCCTTAGCATTGCTGGAGAAATAA
- a CDS encoding YqhR family membrane protein: MQQNRKAASRFNLSDMVTGFIGGVLWSTVAWLAYFFHFTDLSVADFVLRSWIWMPWADSWAGELISILLVGILSVLVAFLYYVFLKKSQGIIPSILFGVALWVLVQIVLAPIIYGVDSAFHADRNANITTMCLYLLYAVFIGYSISYEYQQSQAYQDKT; encoded by the coding sequence ATGCAGCAAAATCGAAAAGCAGCATCACGTTTTAATTTAAGCGATATGGTAACAGGGTTTATTGGCGGTGTGCTCTGGTCAACAGTGGCTTGGCTGGCTTACTTTTTTCACTTTACCGATTTATCGGTTGCAGACTTTGTTTTGCGTTCATGGATTTGGATGCCATGGGCTGATTCGTGGGCAGGAGAACTAATCAGTATTTTGCTTGTCGGAATTTTATCCGTACTAGTCGCTTTCCTTTATTACGTTTTCCTGAAAAAATCGCAAGGCATTATTCCTAGTATTCTTTTCGGTGTCGCACTTTGGGTGCTTGTCCAAATCGTACTTGCTCCAATCATCTATGGAGTGGACAGCGCATTTCATGCAGACCGAAATGCAAATATCACGACAATGTGCTTGTATTTGCTTTATGCTGTGTTTATCGGGTACAGCATCAGCTATGAATACCAGCAAAGCCAAGCCTATCAGGACAAGACGTAA
- a CDS encoding DUF1385 domain-containing protein → MSDEQTNTYGGQAVIEGVMFAGKNSFVTAVRRNDDSIDYLTVERKENSKWTKWKKIPIIRGIAAIIHASANGTKHLNFSSERYGVDPADDEKIVPEEKKSKLAMVIGIGAVGVLSFIFGKLIFTLTPALVADFFDKWLPSRFEQVALEGLLKLILLLAYVYLVSLTPLIKRVFQYHGAEHKVINCYENGLPLTVENVQKQSRLHYRCGSSFMLFTVIVGVIVYMFVATDPLWWRMVNRIMLLPLVIGLSFEVLQLTNKMRGIPVLRFLGYPGLWLQMVTTKEPKDDQVEVALASFKKVLENDSLQVNSGIKIVR, encoded by the coding sequence ATGTCAGATGAACAAACCAATACGTATGGCGGGCAAGCCGTCATCGAAGGTGTCATGTTTGCGGGAAAAAACAGCTTCGTAACAGCCGTTCGCAGAAATGACGACAGTATTGATTATCTAACCGTCGAACGAAAAGAAAATTCGAAATGGACCAAATGGAAAAAGATACCGATTATACGGGGCATCGCAGCAATAATCCATGCCAGCGCTAATGGCACAAAGCATTTAAATTTTTCCTCGGAACGCTATGGTGTTGATCCAGCGGACGATGAAAAAATTGTACCGGAAGAGAAGAAATCCAAGCTCGCAATGGTTATTGGAATTGGAGCAGTAGGCGTGCTTTCCTTTATTTTCGGAAAACTGATTTTTACACTCACACCAGCACTTGTAGCTGACTTTTTCGATAAGTGGCTGCCTTCTCGGTTTGAGCAGGTTGCTTTAGAAGGGTTATTAAAGCTTATCTTGCTGCTTGCTTACGTGTATCTCGTATCACTTACACCTTTGATAAAACGTGTATTTCAATATCATGGTGCAGAGCATAAAGTTATTAACTGTTATGAAAACGGACTTCCGCTAACGGTGGAGAATGTACAAAAACAGTCACGCCTGCATTACCGATGCGGATCAAGCTTTATGCTGTTTACCGTCATTGTCGGTGTTATTGTGTACATGTTTGTTGCGACAGATCCATTATGGTGGCGTATGGTAAACCGTATCATGCTGCTGCCGCTCGTAATTGGGCTATCATTTGAAGTACTGCAGCTGACAAACAAAATGCGCGGTATACCAGTACTGCGGTTTCTTGGCTATCCAGGTCTCTGGCTGCAGATGGTTACAACAAAGGAACCAAAAGATGATCAAGTAGAAGTTGCTTTAGCTTCTTTTAAAAAAGTGCTCGAAAATGATTCTTTACAGGTGAATAGTGGTATAAAGATAGTAAGATAA
- a CDS encoding SA1362 family protein, whose amino-acid sequence MRKSGSSIIVFVLVGFAVIGIGMQLVTNPAAFFQNVLVWVGGAVLFGALLYFILTRLRGRSTGGSSSDMQKYKQAVKQSKQKYKQPKTAPAKKTTKSAASITKASAARKKRSSKDRSRSPQLRVIEGNKHKRKKSSI is encoded by the coding sequence TTGCGTAAATCTGGGTCTTCCATTATTGTTTTTGTACTAGTCGGTTTTGCTGTCATCGGAATCGGCATGCAGCTCGTCACAAATCCAGCTGCATTCTTCCAGAATGTACTCGTTTGGGTTGGAGGTGCAGTACTTTTCGGTGCATTGCTTTATTTCATCCTTACACGCTTACGCGGCCGTTCTACAGGTGGCAGCAGCAGCGATATGCAAAAATATAAGCAAGCTGTGAAGCAATCGAAGCAGAAATACAAGCAGCCAAAAACCGCCCCTGCCAAAAAAACAACCAAATCAGCTGCTTCTATTACGAAAGCATCTGCAGCCCGGAAAAAACGTTCCAGCAAGGATCGTTCTCGTTCACCGCAGCTGCGTGTGATTGAAGGGAATAAGCACAAACGGAAAAAGTCGAGCATCTGA
- a CDS encoding patatin-like phospholipase family protein has translation MKIDGVFSGGGVKAFAFIGAVQAVEEEDYIFENIAGTSAGAIVAGLLAAGYSGKEMEQLLQETDISKFTDPIKLTKYVPFANWLTLYFKMGLYKGNALERWLYEALAKKQVYTFHDVKPRALKVIAADVTLGRLIVFPDDLAETYGIDGDSFPVARAIRMSAGIPYIFMPSKLLYKNKKRSLLLDGGLLSNFPLWTLEGEERSRKRPILGMKLSESVQKYPIQKVHQSLDLFYALFRTMKVAHDMRHINQDTAKDIIFIPVEGVGMADFAISSLEKQKLIAGGRQKAEQFLKRWP, from the coding sequence ATGAAAATAGACGGTGTTTTCTCAGGAGGCGGCGTAAAGGCATTTGCTTTCATTGGGGCGGTGCAAGCGGTAGAAGAAGAGGACTATATATTTGAAAACATTGCTGGCACATCTGCTGGAGCCATTGTTGCCGGGTTGCTGGCAGCAGGCTATAGCGGAAAGGAAATGGAACAGCTGCTGCAGGAAACAGATATCAGCAAGTTTACTGACCCAATTAAACTGACAAAGTATGTTCCGTTCGCTAATTGGCTGACGCTTTATTTTAAAATGGGGCTGTATAAGGGAAATGCATTGGAAAGATGGTTGTATGAAGCATTAGCTAAAAAACAGGTTTATACGTTTCACGATGTAAAGCCGAGAGCGTTAAAGGTCATTGCAGCGGATGTCACGCTAGGCAGATTGATCGTATTTCCTGATGACCTGGCCGAAACATACGGGATTGATGGGGATAGTTTTCCGGTAGCACGAGCGATACGCATGAGTGCGGGTATTCCTTACATCTTCATGCCTAGCAAGCTGCTGTATAAAAACAAAAAGCGCAGTTTGCTGCTTGATGGAGGTCTGCTCAGCAACTTCCCGCTTTGGACGTTAGAAGGAGAGGAACGAAGCCGAAAGCGGCCGATTCTAGGAATGAAACTGAGTGAATCAGTTCAAAAGTACCCAATTCAGAAAGTACATCAATCTTTAGATTTGTTTTATGCGCTGTTCAGGACGATGAAGGTAGCACATGATATGCGTCATATCAATCAGGACACAGCAAAAGATATCATTTTCATCCCAGTAGAAGGAGTGGGAATGGCAGATTTTGCAATCTCATCACTAGAAAAACAAAAATTAATAGCAGGAGGCCGGCAGAAGGCAGAACAATTTCTAAAGCGTTGGCCATAA
- the mntR gene encoding transcriptional regulator MntR: MPTPSMEDYIEQIYILMEQKGYARVSDIAENLQVHPSSVTKMVQKLDKDEYLKYEKYRGLILTDKGEQVGKRLVYRHKLLEDFLRIIGVEEKNIYQDVEGIEHHMSWNSIDRIGNLVQYFQEDQDRKEALIKIQQQTKS; this comes from the coding sequence ATGCCTACCCCAAGTATGGAAGATTATATCGAGCAAATTTACATATTAATGGAACAAAAGGGATACGCCCGCGTGTCTGATATTGCTGAGAATTTACAAGTTCACCCATCCTCTGTTACGAAGATGGTCCAAAAACTGGACAAGGATGAATACTTAAAATATGAGAAATACCGCGGTTTGATATTGACTGATAAGGGAGAACAAGTCGGTAAACGGCTTGTATACCGTCATAAACTGTTGGAAGACTTCCTGCGTATTATTGGCGTGGAAGAAAAAAATATTTATCAAGATGTTGAAGGAATTGAACATCACATGAGCTGGAATTCTATCGATCGCATCGGTAATTTGGTTCAATATTTCCAAGAAGATCAGGATCGAAAAGAAGCGCTCATTAAAATTCAGCAGCAAACAAAGTCTTAA
- a CDS encoding rhodanese-like domain-containing protein: MEAVLVIGIALVVFIAFSVIRYFIQKRHLKTLTEEEFRAGYRKAQLIDVREPKEFDGGHILGARNIPLTQLRHRLAEIRKDKPVYMYDQNGTRTVRTAALLRKKGYQDLNQLKGGFKAWSGKIKRKGD, encoded by the coding sequence ATGGAAGCAGTACTAGTTATCGGCATTGCACTGGTCGTATTCATCGCGTTTAGTGTAATCCGCTACTTTATTCAAAAGAGACATTTGAAAACTCTTACAGAAGAAGAGTTCAGAGCAGGCTACCGGAAAGCGCAATTGATTGATGTTCGTGAGCCGAAAGAGTTCGACGGCGGACACATTCTCGGTGCCCGGAATATCCCGCTTACACAGCTTCGTCATCGCTTAGCGGAGATTCGCAAGGACAAGCCTGTGTACATGTATGACCAGAATGGTACCCGTACTGTTCGTACTGCAGCGCTTCTGCGAAAAAAAGGATATCAAGATCTTAATCAGCTAAAAGGCGGTTTCAAAGCCTGGAGCGGTAAGATCAAACGAAAAGGCGACTAA
- the gcvPB gene encoding aminomethyl-transferring glycine dehydrogenase subunit GcvPB, with amino-acid sequence MQNKTDFPLLFELSQPGRTGYSLPPLDVPETDTTEAFDSAYIRTEPAALPELSELQIIRHYTALSRRNYGVDSGFYPLGSCTMKYNPKINEDIIRMDGFSHVHPYQDPKTAQGALELMFDLQEQLKEITGMHEVSLQPAAGAHGEWAGLMMIRALHEKNGETQRTKVIVPDTAHGTNPASATVAGFEAVTVKSNEQGLVDLADLRRLVGEDTAALMLTNPNTLGLFEKDILEMAEIVHEAGGKLYYDGANLNAIMGYTRPGDMGFDVVHLNLHKTFTGPHGGGGPGSGPVGVSEELAAFLPKPVVRKQDGIVILDDNRPESIGRVKPYYGNFGINVRAYTYIRTMGPEGLKRVSEYAVLNANYMMRRLSEVFELPYTQHCKHEFVLSGRKQKKLGVRTLDIAKRLLDFGYHPPTIYFPLNVEEALMIEPTETEAKETLDSFIDTMLEIAKDAEENPEIVQEAPYTTIVSRMDETTAARKPILRYIPE; translated from the coding sequence ATGCAAAATAAAACTGATTTCCCGTTGCTATTCGAACTTTCTCAACCTGGAAGAACAGGATATAGCTTGCCGCCGCTTGATGTACCGGAAACGGACACAACAGAAGCATTTGATTCGGCATATATCCGCACAGAGCCTGCAGCACTGCCTGAGCTGAGTGAGTTGCAAATCATCCGGCATTATACGGCATTATCAAGAAGAAATTACGGCGTCGATTCGGGTTTTTACCCACTTGGTTCTTGTACGATGAAATACAATCCGAAGATAAACGAAGATATTATTCGGATGGACGGTTTCAGTCATGTACATCCGTATCAAGATCCAAAAACGGCGCAAGGTGCGCTGGAGCTGATGTTTGATTTGCAGGAACAGCTCAAGGAAATTACCGGCATGCACGAAGTGTCCTTACAGCCAGCAGCTGGTGCACATGGCGAATGGGCTGGTTTAATGATGATTCGAGCACTTCACGAAAAGAACGGGGAGACACAGCGTACGAAAGTGATTGTACCGGATACCGCGCACGGTACAAATCCTGCTTCTGCTACTGTAGCAGGTTTCGAAGCTGTCACAGTGAAATCAAATGAACAGGGACTTGTGGATTTGGCTGATTTAAGGCGTCTTGTTGGAGAAGATACAGCTGCATTGATGCTGACCAATCCAAATACACTTGGACTTTTTGAGAAAGATATTTTGGAAATGGCTGAAATTGTACATGAAGCTGGCGGAAAACTTTATTATGACGGTGCCAACTTAAATGCCATTATGGGCTATACCCGTCCTGGCGATATGGGCTTTGATGTGGTGCATTTAAATTTGCATAAAACATTTACCGGACCGCATGGAGGCGGCGGCCCAGGTTCCGGCCCGGTCGGTGTTTCTGAAGAACTGGCTGCCTTCCTGCCAAAACCTGTTGTCCGCAAACAAGATGGCATCGTCATACTTGATGACAATCGTCCCGAATCAATCGGGCGGGTGAAGCCTTATTACGGAAACTTTGGTATCAATGTACGTGCTTATACGTACATTCGGACGATGGGGCCAGAGGGACTGAAGCGAGTGAGTGAATATGCGGTTCTGAACGCCAATTATATGATGCGCCGCCTTAGTGAAGTATTTGAATTGCCTTACACACAGCATTGTAAGCATGAGTTCGTGCTGTCAGGGCGCAAACAGAAAAAACTTGGGGTGCGTACACTCGACATTGCCAAACGATTGCTTGACTTCGGGTATCATCCGCCGACCATTTACTTTCCGCTGAATGTAGAAGAGGCATTGATGATTGAACCGACCGAAACAGAAGCTAAAGAAACACTAGACAGCTTTATAGATACGATGCTGGAAATTGCAAAAGATGCAGAAGAGAATCCAGAAATTGTCCAAGAAGCCCCATATACAACGATTGTAAGCAGAATGGACGAAACAACAGCGGCTAGAAAGCCTATTCTGCGGTATATTCCAGAATAA
- the gcvPA gene encoding aminomethyl-transferring glycine dehydrogenase subunit GcvPA — translation MDFRYLPMTEQDKKDMLQTIGVMDTEALFADIPDAVRLKKPLQIKEPKSEGELKAELAILANQNVTMKTHASFLGAGVYDHYIPSIVDHVISRSEFYTAYTPYQPEISQGELQAIFEFQTMIAELTGMDVANSSMYDGGTALAEAATLSAGHTKKKKIIVSEAVHPESRQVIDSYCRGQHLEVVTIPHQDGVTDLEALQEAIDEETASVIVQYPNFFGQVEALADIRTMLDTQPKAMMVVSSNPLALGFLTPPGNFGADIVVGDTQVFGIPAQFGGPHCGYFASSAKLMRKLPGRLVGQTKDEEGRRGFVLTLQAREQHIRRDKATSNICSNQALNALASSVAMSALGKQGLADMAYLNVQKAQYMKKQLEAHGLEIVFHHSFFNEIVFKVTGDIQALQDHLLAQGFIGGYHLGRTDDRMKNYMLVAVTEQRTKEQIDTFVREVAAFHAK, via the coding sequence ATGGATTTCAGATACTTACCGATGACAGAGCAAGATAAGAAAGACATGCTGCAAACGATAGGTGTAATGGATACCGAAGCGCTTTTTGCAGATATTCCAGATGCAGTACGGCTTAAGAAGCCCCTTCAGATTAAGGAGCCAAAAAGTGAAGGCGAATTAAAAGCAGAACTTGCCATACTGGCCAATCAAAATGTGACGATGAAAACACATGCATCCTTCTTAGGTGCGGGCGTGTATGATCATTACATTCCTTCCATCGTCGATCACGTCATTTCCAGGTCGGAGTTTTATACAGCTTATACACCGTACCAGCCGGAAATATCGCAAGGCGAACTTCAAGCTATCTTTGAGTTCCAAACGATGATTGCCGAACTGACAGGAATGGATGTGGCGAACAGCTCGATGTATGATGGCGGAACGGCACTTGCAGAAGCTGCAACATTAAGTGCTGGTCACACCAAAAAGAAAAAGATTATCGTATCGGAAGCCGTCCACCCGGAATCGCGACAGGTAATTGATTCTTACTGCAGAGGGCAGCACTTGGAAGTAGTCACAATTCCGCATCAAGACGGTGTAACAGATTTAGAAGCACTGCAAGAAGCTATCGATGAGGAAACTGCGAGTGTCATTGTGCAGTATCCGAACTTTTTCGGCCAAGTAGAAGCACTAGCGGACATTCGTACGATGCTTGATACACAGCCGAAAGCAATGATGGTTGTTTCCAGCAATCCGCTAGCACTAGGCTTCTTAACACCACCAGGTAATTTCGGAGCTGATATCGTTGTAGGTGATACTCAAGTGTTTGGTATACCCGCACAATTCGGCGGGCCGCATTGCGGTTATTTTGCCAGCTCAGCTAAATTGATGCGAAAGCTGCCTGGACGACTGGTCGGACAAACAAAGGATGAAGAAGGAAGGCGCGGATTCGTCTTGACGCTGCAAGCACGTGAACAGCATATCCGCCGAGACAAGGCAACATCCAATATTTGTTCCAACCAAGCGCTGAATGCTTTGGCTTCTTCTGTGGCAATGAGCGCATTAGGGAAACAGGGCTTAGCTGATATGGCTTACTTAAATGTACAAAAAGCGCAATACATGAAAAAGCAGCTTGAAGCACACGGGCTGGAAATTGTGTTTCACCATAGCTTTTTCAACGAAATTGTTTTCAAAGTAACTGGTGATATACAAGCTTTGCAAGATCATCTATTGGCACAAGGGTTTATCGGGGGGTATCACTTGGGACGGACGGATGATCGAATGAAAAACTATATGCTAGTCGCTGTGACGGAGCAGCGTACAAAAGAACAGATTGACACATTTGTAAGAGAGGTGGCGGCTTTCCATGCAAAATAA
- the gcvT gene encoding glycine cleavage system aminomethyltransferase GcvT, translating to MSELKRTPIYPAYQANSKTIDFGGWDLPVQFSGIQEEHHAVRKTAGLFDVSHMGEILVHGPNSKDFLQYVLTNNIELLVPNKAQYSMMCYENGGTVDDLIVYMLDENQYLLVVNAANTEKDYQWLLSHKRDGVEIENQSAAYMQVALQGPHAEKILQQLTDEKLSEISFFRFAYPVQLTGVEGEFLISRTGYTGEDGFEIYGPASSGQAVWEKLLEAGTAFGLSPVGLGARDTLRFEANLPLYGNELTKDISPIEAGIGFAVKTNIDADFIGKAVLKEQKENGTARKLVGIEMLDKGIPRHGYPIYAGEEQIGHVTTGTKSPTLDKSIGLALLRTDAAKGGDIVNVQIRKKRLQAKVVTLPFYKRT from the coding sequence ATGAGTGAGTTGAAAAGAACACCAATTTATCCTGCCTATCAGGCAAACAGCAAGACAATTGATTTTGGCGGTTGGGATCTGCCTGTTCAGTTCAGCGGCATCCAAGAAGAGCACCATGCAGTTCGCAAAACAGCTGGCTTATTCGATGTATCTCACATGGGTGAAATACTTGTTCATGGACCGAATAGCAAGGACTTCTTGCAATATGTTTTGACGAATAATATCGAACTGCTCGTTCCAAATAAAGCACAATACAGTATGATGTGCTATGAAAATGGCGGTACGGTGGATGATCTGATTGTATATATGCTGGACGAAAATCAGTATTTGCTAGTCGTGAACGCTGCAAACACAGAAAAGGATTACCAATGGCTGCTTTCGCATAAGCGTGATGGCGTAGAGATTGAAAACCAATCAGCAGCTTATATGCAAGTTGCTTTACAAGGACCACATGCGGAGAAGATTTTGCAGCAGCTTACGGATGAGAAATTATCGGAAATTTCATTTTTCCGTTTTGCTTATCCAGTTCAGCTAACTGGTGTCGAGGGAGAATTTTTGATTTCCCGTACCGGTTACACAGGTGAAGATGGCTTTGAAATTTATGGACCGGCTTCTAGCGGCCAGGCTGTCTGGGAAAAGTTGCTGGAGGCGGGAACGGCGTTTGGTCTTAGCCCAGTAGGTTTGGGAGCCAGAGATACACTTCGCTTTGAAGCAAATTTACCTTTGTATGGAAACGAACTGACAAAGGATATTTCGCCAATTGAAGCAGGTATTGGGTTTGCTGTGAAAACGAACATCGACGCTGACTTTATTGGCAAGGCAGTCTTAAAAGAGCAAAAAGAGAACGGAACAGCAAGAAAGCTTGTAGGCATTGAGATGTTGGATAAAGGAATACCGCGTCATGGCTATCCAATTTATGCCGGCGAAGAACAAATAGGTCACGTAACTACAGGAACCAAGTCACCAACGCTGGATAAATCGATCGGACTGGCGCTGTTACGTACCGATGCAGCCAAAGGAGGTGACATCGTCAACGTGCAGATTAGAAAGAAACGGCTGCAAGCCAAGGTTGTTACACTACCATTTTATAAGCGGACATAG
- a CDS encoding DEAD/DEAH box helicase — protein sequence MQTHVKDDQLFIEKMHDIVQQEAETVSWEHFQMAYTAAKATNIDTFTGLVAPGYLPHMTFHPHQLEASRRVVEDMNGRAILADEVGLGKTIEAGLVLKELMIRGLVKKVLLLVPASLVNQWVNELNSKFHIPAASQRKQYVWEHYDVIVSSIDLAKRTPHREIILQQDYDFVLIDEAHKLKNSRTKNYSFIQSLKKKYCLLLTATPVQNKLSDIYNLVSLLKPGYLGSYKQFKDTYGDDRNDLEQHHYLKELIRKVMVRNRRDDTGLQWTKRKVETVWIDFEDAERDVYDTMQDTTSAAATFARITLLRELCSSREAAYLSMKKMVEENPQSSDVYLPLMQAIEKLPHHSKALKVIELIKAAPAGEKFIIFTEYRASQFYLQWMLKQHDISSVPFRGGFKAGKKDWMRELFEKHAQVLIATEAGGEGINLQFCSNMINYDLPWNPMRLEQRIGRIHRFGQANDVQIYNFAVRDTLEAHILELLYKKINLFERVIGNLDHILAELQVSDMEKEIKRIFADSRSDGEIKVKLDNLTAVISETGEQLERSKMHG from the coding sequence ATGCAGACGCATGTAAAAGATGATCAATTATTCATCGAAAAGATGCATGATATTGTACAGCAAGAAGCAGAAACAGTGTCATGGGAACATTTCCAAATGGCCTACACAGCTGCTAAAGCAACGAATATTGATACATTTACCGGTTTAGTCGCACCTGGCTATCTTCCCCATATGACCTTTCACCCCCATCAGCTGGAAGCAAGCCGACGGGTTGTAGAAGACATGAATGGCCGCGCAATCCTGGCGGACGAAGTTGGTCTTGGAAAGACAATTGAAGCCGGACTTGTGTTAAAGGAATTGATGATTCGCGGTTTGGTAAAAAAGGTTCTATTACTCGTTCCTGCATCGCTTGTTAATCAGTGGGTAAATGAGCTGAACAGCAAATTCCATATTCCTGCTGCTTCACAGCGCAAGCAATATGTCTGGGAACATTATGATGTGATTGTCTCTTCCATTGATTTAGCAAAACGTACGCCGCACAGGGAAATCATTCTGCAACAAGATTATGATTTTGTACTGATTGATGAAGCACATAAATTGAAAAACAGCCGAACAAAGAATTATAGCTTTATTCAATCACTAAAAAAGAAATATTGCCTGCTTCTTACCGCTACACCTGTACAAAATAAGCTTAGCGATATTTATAACCTTGTATCTCTTTTGAAGCCTGGTTACTTAGGCAGTTACAAACAATTCAAAGATACATACGGAGACGACCGCAATGATTTAGAGCAGCATCATTATTTAAAAGAGCTGATTCGTAAAGTGATGGTCCGCAATCGCCGCGATGACACAGGGCTTCAGTGGACGAAACGGAAAGTTGAGACCGTTTGGATTGATTTTGAAGATGCAGAAAGAGACGTTTACGATACGATGCAAGACACTACTAGCGCCGCTGCCACTTTCGCTAGAATCACTTTGCTTCGTGAACTATGCAGTTCCAGAGAAGCAGCTTATCTGTCGATGAAGAAAATGGTTGAGGAGAATCCGCAATCAAGCGATGTGTATCTTCCACTCATGCAAGCTATTGAAAAACTGCCTCATCACAGCAAAGCATTGAAAGTGATTGAACTCATTAAAGCAGCACCGGCGGGAGAAAAGTTTATCATCTTCACCGAATATCGCGCTTCGCAGTTTTATCTGCAATGGATGTTAAAGCAGCATGACATCTCTTCCGTTCCGTTCCGCGGCGGTTTTAAAGCAGGTAAAAAAGATTGGATGCGCGAATTGTTTGAGAAACATGCTCAAGTATTAATTGCTACTGAAGCTGGCGGCGAAGGAATCAACTTGCAATTTTGCAGCAATATGATTAACTATGATTTGCCATGGAATCCGATGCGGCTGGAACAGCGCATTGGACGAATCCACCGTTTTGGCCAAGCAAATGACGTCCAAATCTATAACTTTGCTGTGCGAGATACATTAGAAGCACATATTCTTGAATTGTTATATAAAAAGATCAATCTATTTGAACGAGTTATTGGCAATCTAGACCACATTCTTGCCGAACTGCAAGTGTCGGATATGGAAAAAGAAATCAAACGTATTTTCGCTGATTCCAGGTCAGACGGCGAAATCAAAGTGAAGCTTGATAATCTGACTGCCGTGATCAGCGAAACTGGCGAGCAGCTCGAAAGGAGTAAAATGCATGGATAG
- a CDS encoding YqhG family protein, with product MDRHILHQFLRKFFVSNGCQLLEENDGLLRIQLTPALDEELMNRPFYWRYKKKLGQEGEPMELTLLTDPEQTAEKAEQIHFGSPRLHQIFRLIRSSAQVARLYEKLDTNSRTALYPWLIRNMSVHFSGKRKRTETHSVGLQLLNGQFMTNAMENFTEVDFKQQISDHCYCLSPIIRYPSGYQRISSYMQAYLDTLDTDWVTETTSVLEQEKSLLAHFFDPSSQEEQDEEIRQERAALYDNELAALSRRLTPTIHIETINAGIFYLSEDTTRQLLQRKEA from the coding sequence ATGGATAGACATATACTGCATCAATTCCTGCGCAAGTTCTTTGTCTCAAATGGCTGTCAGCTGTTAGAGGAAAACGACGGTTTGCTTCGCATTCAGCTTACACCTGCACTGGATGAAGAATTGATGAACCGCCCCTTTTATTGGCGTTATAAAAAGAAGCTCGGACAAGAAGGCGAGCCAATGGAGCTCACTCTGCTAACGGATCCAGAACAGACAGCCGAAAAAGCAGAGCAAATCCATTTTGGCAGTCCACGTCTGCATCAAATTTTTCGTCTTATTCGCTCTTCTGCTCAAGTGGCCCGGCTTTATGAGAAACTAGACACCAATTCCAGGACCGCTTTATATCCATGGCTAATCCGCAACATGAGTGTGCATTTTTCCGGTAAACGCAAACGAACGGAAACGCACTCTGTCGGTTTGCAGCTCTTAAACGGGCAATTCATGACCAATGCAATGGAAAACTTTACAGAGGTAGATTTCAAGCAGCAGATTAGTGATCATTGCTACTGCTTATCCCCTATTATCCGCTACCCGAGCGGCTACCAGCGGATCAGCAGCTACATGCAAGCGTATTTGGATACACTTGACACAGACTGGGTGACGGAAACGACTAGCGTACTCGAACAAGAAAAAAGTTTATTAGCCCACTTTTTTGATCCAAGCAGCCAAGAAGAACAGGATGAGGAAATTCGGCAAGAACGAGCAGCTTTATACGATAACGAGCTAGCAGCCTTAAGCCGGCGGCTAACGCCTACCATCCACATCGAAACGATTAATGCCGGCATCTTTTACTTATCAGAAGATACAACCCGGCAGCTGCTTCAAAGGAAAGAGGCCTGA